The following DNA comes from Hordeum vulgare subsp. vulgare chromosome 3H, MorexV3_pseudomolecules_assembly, whole genome shotgun sequence.
GATATGTCATATTAATTTTGTTGAGCAAGTTTATAGAAAAAGCTATCAACAGCTCCAGTACCCAATCTACAAATTTGAGATAAAATTAATTTACTTTTCTTTTAGGAAGGAGTTTCTCTTAATGAAAACAGAAATCTAGTAATCAATTACAGCAACTGCTGCATTTTTATGCGATCAGCTCAAATATTCAGGATTTCACTAGACAGATATGATTGATAGCCATGTAAATTCTTAAATTATAAATTTCGAACTTTATGATTGTGTACACAAATGAGAGAAAGTAGGTAGACTATTCAAGATGTTCAGCATAACTGTGCATACTTTTGAGCTTTGCATGTAAAATAGTTGAGGATCATACATACAGGCATACAGCTAAAACAATGGCAGCATAAACATTTTATGAGTAAGCGGTCAACACAAGATATTGGCAGCGAGCAAACAGACTGCACAACTGAGGTAAGAAAAACCTCATTCCAGGAGAAAGATTAGAAGAACATAACTACAATAAAGGTGGTACTCAAACGGTCTGCACTCTTAAGTCTTAACACCGTATTGTCTCTGAATTTACACGGCAAGTGAGGCAAGAAAAGACTCTCATTCCAGGAGAAATATTAGACGAACATAACTACATCACAGGTAGCAGTTAACCGGTCTGCACTCTTAACACACTACAGCAAACTGAAGCATTGATACCTGAAATCTGAGTGCAAGGTCACAAGTTCACTACAACGAAGAAGCTTGCACCATTTGACTGCAAGCATTGATACCTTCAACTATTCTTCCTTCAAGATTCAACAATGTCATGAACTCCCATCCAAATTTTCCTTCTCAGGGGATAAACTTCCGAGGCAAATGTCCAATTCAACATAACTTACTTGTCCAGAAGTCCAAAAGGTTTATTTGAACACTTGACCGGGACAAGACAGAATAGCAGTGTGCCAATCAGCGTAGTGGCAATTATTGCATCCAAGATACTTCAGGCTTCAACTTTGTCACCAACAAAGAGGGATTTTATCTCTTCAGAGAAATGGTCCTTCCAGTTAGAGAGAGAAGCAAATGGAAGTAAGCCAGTCAAGACCGGGAGAACAAGCCCCAGCGCAGCATAGAATATGCACCGGCGAACCCAGTACGGCAGCCATACACCGTCCTTGCTGTGAAATATTGATATAggaccatgaagaacatggtaaatAACAGATGGATAACAGTTCCCGAGTAAATGGATGAAACAAAGTATCTCCCAGAACACAAGCCAGATATTTCCATCACCGCCTAGAGTGTTGGCACAAAACCTTCCAGCAAAGCCGCAAATAACTCCCAACAAAATGAAATTGAAAGTTATAGGCATATTTGATCCAGTCAGTGCGGAACGCTGGGATGCTAGCCATGCAATTGCCACAATCATTACTATGCCAAAGCACATGCGTGTTGCTGCTATCACATGACATCTGATGAATTGCAAGCCAGAATTGAAGTTTGACACTGAATTTGGCACCCACCAAGATTTAGATCCCTGCATGAGGTGGGAAAAGAGACAGTGAGAAGCTTCTGATCAACAAAGAGACTTATCAAGAGTAATTTTTAGCGACAGGGTACATGAACGTACCCTTGAAGCAGCTGAACAAGCTGCTGTAACATCAGTTATCCGTTGGTACGAGTGAACGTAAGTTCCATAAGCAAAACACACTGACATGATTAGCACTGCACTAACAAGGAAATCTATAAGTGTCCTCAGGATTTCTGCATGCCTTGTGTCCTGCATCTGAGTCCTGAATTTCTCTCCTTGGAAGGAAGCTTTCTGAAAACCAAAGGACAACTTAATCTTCTCTAACATGTGTGAGGAGGAGCTAAGAGCTAATTCAGACTGTTTCAGTTGCAGCTTTCTCATGCTAAGACTAATCTCACATTCCTTGAGTTCGTTTGAGCGAGCCTGCTCCTTCACAGATCTCTCAAAAGCACTGAGAATGCACCGATCAGCTACACGGGAGGATCTGGTATGAGCACAATCCGCCAGCTGTTGATTGTCTCTGGCATAAAGAACAAGTTGACTTTCTGCAGAGTTCACGAGGTCCTGCTCGATTTCTTTTGTATGATTTTGCAGATCAACAGCGCTCGAGTTTCCTACAGCCCCAGAGCCTCCATGCGTAGAAGAGTATTCAGGAGTAGGACTTCTCTGGTTGACAGGTATCTCATTAATACGATGAAGCGTCCTCAATGTGCTGCTAAATGAATTCTCAAAATTTCTCATGAAACTGTCAAACCTGTCACCATATGTCTATACAACTGATAAGTAAAAGATATGCAAGGAATGTCAACAGAAAAGTAAGCTCCAAAAAAGAGGCCCATGCTTACATTTGCCAAAGATTCCTTCACTGCTGAGGTACAGATCTGCATTTcgaatccagcttgatttgagacaacaattTTTAAAATGGTTTACAGAGCTTATCGCTAAATCAGAAATCATGTACCTTGGAAAGGATGACCGGATGCAATCTTTCTCCTGAATCATTGCTCGAATTCATAACCTATCATCAGGGGAAGGAACTCCTTATTACTCTGACCAATAAGGTAGACCATTTAACAAAATGATCATGAAACGCAAATGTGTAGTGGTATGCAGGTGAGTACAATGTATCGTTTACTAAAGAGAACAAGTGTGTAGTTGTGGGATGAAAACACAACGAATGACATGCATAAGTTGATGCACTGATAAGCAGAGGTGGAGGAAAGAAAGGCTTAGCACATTCAACAGTTCAATTTTAGAGTGTTTAGCATGCACCACAGATATGGAAATTAGTAATGAGGAATCTTGGAACGAATAGCAGATGTTGCACAAACTTTACAAGCTGTGCTCAGTCGGACAAGCAGCCACGGTTTGCCAACATTATACACCATGCTATTTCATCTATAATTATATCACCCCATGCTAGTACAAGTAAACAGTAAATTTTCCTTTACTTTTTTGCTGCACAATACAGAAGGAGGTTCTCCTTCCAAGTTCCAATAGGCACACTACTAAACTTATGTTCCATGAAACTACCCTTAAAGGCGTAAACACTTCTTCGGGTTTCTATGTTGACTGGAGGTTTTACAGCATATGCATTGGTGCAGTACAATTACAAATGTGCAAACCTCAAAACCAAAAGATGATGCAACTGTGTAAAGGCAGCATATAGTTTTAAGGAAAATGCTACTCCCTCCTATCCGAATTCAATTAACTCGGATCAGAGGGGGTACAAATGCTGGACTGGCGCAACCGCGTACTAGTACCAAGCTAAAAATCGAGACTTTATTGTGTACCACCGGCCGGCAGAGCACGTACCCGCGCGAGAACGGCCGCGAACGACATCCCCAGTGGCAGCGCGAGGTCGTCCTGCGCGGCAGCGCCGCCATTAtcttcgccgtcgccgtcgccgccccgagaGGCCAGGGTGGCGGGCGCCGGACCGCGCCGCCGGCGCAGCGGGCGGAGCCGCACCCCCTTACGCGGCCGGGAGGCCCGCGAGCTGGAAGAGGATGCCGGCGAGGACACGTGCGCGGGCTCGCCGGCGAGGCGGGGCCCGTCGTCCATCCCGGAGGGGGTAGCGGGGGAGTAATCAAATGGGGTTTGTCCTGGTTCCGCGATCTAGATGGAGACTGAATGGGGAACGGCCGAGAAGAACGAAAACGAAGCGCGTGGGAATTACATATGCGCGGCGGTTCGGCTGAATTAGCCGTTGGATATTTCGTTGAGAAAATGGGATTTTGCCCCATCTTTCCCAAGCTTTCTTTTACATTGTATACTACTCCctctaaatataatttttttaaagttttattagaggactacatacagatgtacatggacatattttaaagtatagtttcattctttttgctttgtatgtaaacctctaatgaaatctctaaaaaatctTAAAAACGAAAGGAGTATACATGATCTTTAACCAATTTTACTTGCCAATTTATCATTTCCCCCCTTTTTTAGACATTTACATCATGAAGAGGATTTGGCTAACATGGTAAGACCAAGTTACCCCTCCTATAAAATTTTCCCAAATCGGCTTCACCTCTCTCGTTTGCGGCGACAAGAAGAGGTTTTTTCGTCAAAAAGGACCACCTCTTCCGTGAAACTAGATGATGCTCCGCGCGTTGCTGCGGAAACATTGCTAAAATATGGATAAATAGTTGTTATAAAAAATCTAAAACTAATGAAAAACAAATGTAAGCTTAGGGGTTGTTTGGTTCATGACTTAAATTGCCACACTTATTAAGCCATACTTTGCGGCGCGCCGTAGATTGTGGCGAGCAAAAAAACGGACGTCACACTTTTAACAAAAAGGTCTACTGCGAAACAGGCTGTAGGTTGTGGCGAGCCAAATATTTGTAAGAAACCAAACGACAGTCTAAGCAGCTGTGGCGCGCCACACTTGTGGTGTGGCGAGGTGCGGCCGACAACCAAACAACCCCTTAGAAACAATAAAATACAAAGCGTATTAAAAGAGAGTGAAAATTATGCTTCCTTAGTTcctatataagtcttttaagagatttcactgtggactacatacgaagcaaaataaatgaatctacactctaaagtatatatatatatatatatatatatatatatatatatatatatatatatatatatatgtagttcgtagtgaaatgtcttaaaagacttatatttaggaacggagggagtagtttctaACAAAATATGTAGGATGAACTCTAATGaaaaaaactactccctccgtctggaaTTACTTATCACAAAATGGAtacaaatggatgtatctaaaacaaaaatacatctagatacatccattactacgacaagtatttccagacTGAGGGAGTACTTATGACTAATATGCATGAATTAATGATGTGGTACCATTGCATGCGTAGAGTAAtgcaaaaaaatattatttatgtcttgcatgcatacttgtttataTGTCATGGTTGTATGGTTAGGAAAATTAGATAGTGGGTTGTAGCTATTTAATAATAAAGGATGATTAAAAAAGATCATCTACGGATGAAAATGTTAAAAAAGACCATATGTACCGTGGCGACAGATGCATCACGCCACGATGACCTGGTGTCATCTCCATGCAACGGTGGTCGGGTGTCCGCGATGGCACAGGGGCGGAGACCCTGTGCCGCCCGACATGCCATCAACCTAGTGGCAGCTTCGACTTCACTTGCCCTTTGAAGTTTTGATTCTGAAGCGGTTTTGTGTCAAATGAATGATGTAATTGAGAACATAATGATTTCAAAGATGCATCGATGGATTAGAAACTTTGAGAAGGACAAACATATGTTTTTTTTATAACAAGGACAAACATATGGTTGTGATTGTCATTGGCAGAAAATTGATGGTTTCGTTGAACTTTATCAATGGAATCATTTCAAAATCGATACAAAACATTTTTTTGGAGAAATCAATGGAAATCATATTTGTGGCCATTGTGTGATGGATGACGTACTACTTGCAGATGCTTGTGATTGTCATTGGCAGAAAATCAATGGTTTCGTTGAACTTTATCAATGGAATTATTTCAAAATCGACACAAATCGTTTTTGTTTGGAGAAATCAATGGAAATCATATTTGTGGCCATTGTGTGATGGATGGCGTACTACTTGCACATGCTTCCGTGACGGCAAAACTGGTGATTTTGCTTGCTTGCATCTCAACGGGCTTTTCATTTCCTGAAGCCAACAATGGCAGCAAAGTTTTTCCTTTTTGCCGAAGAATGACAGCAAAGTTCACCCGCAGACTGGTATCACGCTTgcgtagaagaagaaaaatcttTCAAGAGAGAAATTACAAAGAAAACATAGAGATGTAGGGTGTCGATCCCGTACCTCTTGCATGCTAAGCAAGCGCTCTACAATCTGAGCTTCATCCCTAAGTTGTTAAATTTTCATTACTGGTTCTAATGACATAATCATAAGGACATATAGAGTATAAGTTTATGAAGAAGAACGGGATTATATGTACTTGTTGGTTTGGTGGAACTATCAAATCATGGTTCTTTAGAAATGTTCGTCTTGTGGAGCTATCAAAACATAGTGCTTCAGAGATGGTAATTTATCCCCTAGAAATTTTGAATTTTAACGTCATATACGTACAAGTGTTTTTTACGAACGTAGTACTAATTAAATGACCAATGTGTAGCAATCGCATGCTAAGCAAGCGCTCTACCATCTGAGTTACATCCCCACAATGATGGCTTTTGTTATGACttttagaaaaaaaataaagtATTACGATGAACAATAACGGGATTATATGAACTTGTTCGTTTGGTGGAGCTATCATAACATAGTGCTTCAGAAATACGGAAGTAGTACATTGTTCCTTTTTGTTTTACGAAAGTAGTACAAAGGCCTGATGTTCCATGTGGAAAAACGGTCTCATAGCATTAATTGCCAAAGATGTGGAGAGAAACATTTTTTTCTCGCCAATACGGATATTGCATATCTTTTCATTGatggggggtggggtgggggtgaaaATTACGATGGTGCGGCCCTTAACTGACCACCAAGAGGTGTCAATGAGGGTGCAAAGAGGAGCATAAGAAGAAGGGGTTGCTCAGCCCCAAAGAAAAGGTCGAGAGAAACACACAAAAGTTAAATACCAAAAACGGAAAagaaagaactagagaagttgcaAGGCAGGTAGCTTGAGGTAGATCCATCAGGGTGTCATTCAACAATCTGTCGGTCATGTTGTAGATTTCCATGTATTTCGTTAGCAACCAACGCATACTAGAGAATGAGAGACATTGCGGAAGAAATGTGTTCTCTAACTTGACATAAAGGCTCCCGGTGTTGTCAAGATAGCACGGGAGGACTTGTTGTTCGTGGTAGGGAGATTAGCCACCTCTCTATGGTCGCTGCGCGCAAATTAGGGATCATCGTCATTTGTTAGTCTTCAGCATGACATGCTTTATAGTCTTGCAATTTTCTCCTTCAAAGACTTGAGGAGGAAATACGACTCCCTTCCCATAAACTTAAGGATGAAAGTGATTCCCTTCCTAGAAACTCGAGAATGAAAGACGATTCCTACAGAATCTTCAGGAATGTTTTGTGGATTTTGTGGAAACCGTTGAGTATTTCATTCAATAAAAAGTATGCAAAGATTATGTTCAGAAACTTTGTATCACGGAATTGGTTGTTTTTAGATGTACTAGTtagcatgcacgtgcaacgcacgactAATCGAATAATTTATAAATTGCTTTTTATATTAAAattttagtatatatatatatagctgcaAAAATATTGAAACACACACAATATACACATTACTTGCACTCAATTGAAAAATTGGAAACAAATGTATTCAGTGAAATAATGGAAAAAATGTTTGGAGTAACATAAGACAAGGAGAAACATTGGGCTCACTTGAAGGTTGCAGCAAGCTGGAATGAATCCTAACTTCTTCACTTGATGCATCATATCTAGCTTCGATGTTTGAAAAAAGGCTTAAAATACAGATAAGCTGGCATTAGAACAGGACACAACCTGATATTTCAAAGGAAATATATACAACCTGAGATCTTTTGACACTTGCATATAAAGGTTGAGGTATCACCTCGAGAAACTCCAAAAAATCAAACAGAAATCCGTTGTGAGTAACTGCAAATCACAAAAAATATCAACAGTCCCAACATATATAACCAGTGAACGGAAACGATAGTGTAAAATCATAATAATAGGTAGGTCCTTTGCTGAGCAACAAATCATAATAATCGGTTGACGTGAAATTAAAGCTTCTAGAGCTACCTCACAGGTGAAGAATTGTGGCTTCTTAATGGGGTATGCCGgtcttgtgacatcctcagcttttgctactgtaagcattgtaattaagctacaatgatgatcatgatcaGCAACAAATCATTTTGCTAAATTGGATATGATCAAGTTGAAATTCATATCTCTTTTCAAATTCCACGTAAAAAGCCACTTGAATTAtatgaaaataaaataattttccaAACAACATCGGAAAAATGTTGCACAATTGTGGAATAATCCAAAACAATTATtattaaggaaaacaacatcaccctCGACGTTGGTGTGGACCCCACCATCAAAACAGAGTCATTTTTGCATTTAAAAGTGCTCTTAAATTCCATGGAAAAATCCAAACATATTCCAATGGGCCCAATTATTTTTGTGGTCATTTAAAATACTGTAAGATATGTGTTGGACCATGTCACACATTTTTGCTATAGGGAATAGTTGCTGGAATTAAATAAAGcagaaaataat
Coding sequences within:
- the LOC123445217 gene encoding protein CPR-5-like, translated to MDDGPRLAGEPAHVSSPASSSSSRASRPRKGVRLRPLRRRRGPAPATLASRGGDGDGEDNGGAAAQDDLALPLGMSFAAVLARVMNSSNDSGERLHPVILSKICTSAVKESLANTYGDRFDSFMRNFENSFSSTLRTLHRINEIPVNQRSPTPEYSSTHGGSGAVGNSSAVDLQNHTKEIEQDLVNSAESQLVLYARDNQQLADCAHTRSSRVADRCILSAFERSVKEQARSNELKECEISLSMRKLQLKQSELALSSSSHMLEKIKLSFGFQKASFQGEKFRTQMQDTRHAEILRTLIDFLVSAVLIMSVCFAYGTYVHSYQRITDVTAACSAASRGSKSWWVPNSVSNFNSGLQFIRCHVIAATRMCFGIVMIVAIAWLASQRSALTGSNMPITFNFILLGVICGFAGRFCANTLGGDGNIWLVFWEILCFIHLLGNCYPSVIYHVLHGPISIFHSKDGVWLPYWVRRCIFYAALGLVLPVLTGLLPFASLSNWKDHFSEEIKSLFVGDKVEA